One region of Collinsella aerofaciens ATCC 25986 genomic DNA includes:
- the asnS gene encoding asparagine--tRNA ligase: MNRTKIAQLYADAESLGGQTVTVAGWIKSVRDMKNFGFVTLNDGSCFRDLQVVMNREALDNYDEIAHQNVSAALICTGTVKLTPDAPQPFELSATSIEVEGVSAPDYPLQKKRATVEFLRTQQHLRPRTNLFRAVFRIRSVAAAAIHRFFQEQGFVYVNTPIITTSDCEGAGEMFRVTTLDPKNPPLTESGEVDWSQDFFGKHASLTVSGQLNAENFAMAFGDVYTFGPTFRAENSNTTRHAAEFWMIEPEMAFADLNDYMDNAEAMLKYVLKDVMATCPDELNMLNKFVDKGLIERLDHVANSDFARVTYTEAVEILEQAVAAGHQFDYPVSWGIDLQTEHERFLTEEHFKRPTFVTDYPAEIKAFYMRMNDDGKTVAAADCLVPGIGEIIGGSQREERLDLLEARIKDLGMNPEQYKYYLDLRRYGSCKHAGYGLGFERLVMYLTGVGNIRDVLPHPRTVGNADF; the protein is encoded by the coding sequence GTGAACCGCACCAAAATCGCGCAGCTCTACGCCGACGCCGAGTCGCTCGGCGGCCAGACCGTCACCGTCGCCGGCTGGATCAAGTCCGTCCGCGACATGAAGAACTTTGGCTTTGTTACGCTCAACGACGGCAGCTGCTTCCGCGACCTGCAGGTCGTCATGAACCGCGAGGCGCTCGACAACTACGACGAGATCGCCCATCAAAACGTCTCGGCTGCCCTCATCTGCACCGGCACCGTCAAGCTGACCCCCGATGCGCCCCAGCCTTTCGAGCTTTCTGCCACCTCCATCGAGGTCGAGGGCGTCAGCGCCCCGGATTACCCGCTGCAGAAGAAGCGCGCAACCGTCGAGTTCCTGCGCACCCAGCAGCACCTGCGCCCGCGCACCAACCTGTTCCGAGCCGTGTTCCGCATCCGCTCTGTCGCGGCTGCCGCCATCCACCGCTTCTTCCAGGAGCAGGGCTTTGTCTACGTCAACACCCCTATCATCACCACGAGTGACTGCGAGGGCGCCGGCGAGATGTTCCGCGTGACCACGCTCGACCCCAAAAATCCGCCCCTCACCGAGTCCGGCGAGGTCGACTGGAGCCAGGACTTCTTTGGCAAGCACGCGAGCCTCACCGTGTCCGGCCAGCTCAACGCCGAGAACTTTGCCATGGCCTTTGGCGACGTGTACACCTTTGGCCCCACCTTCCGCGCCGAAAACTCCAACACCACGCGCCACGCCGCCGAGTTTTGGATGATCGAGCCCGAGATGGCCTTTGCCGATCTGAACGACTACATGGATAACGCCGAAGCCATGCTCAAGTACGTCCTTAAGGACGTTATGGCCACCTGCCCCGACGAGCTCAACATGCTCAACAAGTTTGTGGACAAGGGCCTGATCGAACGCCTGGACCACGTGGCAAACTCCGACTTTGCCCGCGTCACCTACACCGAGGCCGTCGAGATCCTGGAGCAGGCAGTCGCTGCTGGCCACCAGTTTGATTACCCCGTCAGCTGGGGCATCGACCTGCAGACCGAGCACGAGCGCTTCCTGACCGAGGAGCACTTTAAGCGCCCGACCTTTGTAACCGACTACCCGGCAGAGATCAAGGCCTTCTATATGCGCATGAACGACGACGGCAAGACCGTCGCCGCCGCCGATTGCCTGGTGCCGGGCATCGGCGAGATCATCGGTGGCTCCCAGCGCGAGGAGCGCCTGGATCTGCTCGAGGCCCGTATCAAGGACCTGGGTATGAATCCCGAGCAGTACAAGTACTATCTGGACCTGCGCCGCTACGGTTCCTGCAAGCACGCCGGCTACGGTCTGGGCTTCGAGCGCTTGGTGATGTACCTCACCGGCGTGGGCAACATCCGCGACGTCCTGCCGCACCCGCGCACCGTGGGCAACGCCGACTTCTAA
- a CDS encoding ABC transporter substrate-binding protein, which yields MKDITISRRSLLVSAGLLALAPLAGCGGNSGSGSAAAGSDYTIGVLQLTEHSALDAANDGFVKAIKESGLKVKIDQKNAQNDQSTCKSIADKFVGDNVNLIYAIATPAAQAAAGATADIPIVGCAITDYAASGLVQDNDKPGTNVTGASDLTPVAEQLEMMQKVLPDVKKVGLLYCTAESNSDVQIKAAKKELDKLGLEYTDFTVSSSNEIQSVVESAVGKVDALYSPTDNTIAAGASQVGQICKENKLPFVTGEEGMCMAGGLFTLSINYEDLGYAAGEMAVKILKGEAKPEDMPIKHLSSKDLVVVKNDEMAEALGVDLSALDA from the coding sequence ATGAAGGACATCACCATCAGCCGCAGGAGCCTTCTGGTCTCCGCTGGCCTGCTCGCGCTCGCCCCGCTCGCCGGATGCGGCGGCAACTCTGGTTCCGGCTCTGCTGCCGCCGGTTCCGACTACACTATCGGCGTTCTGCAGCTCACCGAGCACTCCGCACTCGATGCCGCCAACGACGGCTTTGTCAAGGCCATCAAGGAGAGCGGCCTTAAGGTCAAGATCGACCAGAAGAACGCCCAGAACGACCAGTCCACGTGTAAGTCCATTGCTGACAAGTTTGTGGGCGACAACGTCAACCTGATTTATGCCATCGCCACGCCCGCCGCGCAGGCTGCCGCCGGCGCCACGGCCGATATCCCCATCGTGGGCTGCGCCATCACCGACTACGCCGCCTCCGGCCTGGTCCAGGACAACGACAAGCCCGGCACCAACGTCACGGGCGCTTCCGACCTCACCCCGGTCGCCGAGCAGCTCGAGATGATGCAGAAGGTCCTGCCCGACGTTAAAAAGGTCGGCCTGCTCTACTGCACCGCCGAGTCCAACTCCGACGTCCAGATCAAGGCCGCCAAGAAGGAGCTCGACAAGCTGGGCCTCGAGTACACCGATTTCACCGTCTCGAGCTCCAACGAGATTCAGTCCGTCGTCGAGTCTGCCGTGGGCAAGGTCGACGCGCTGTACTCCCCCACCGACAACACCATCGCCGCGGGCGCCTCGCAGGTGGGCCAGATCTGCAAGGAGAACAAGCTTCCCTTCGTGACTGGCGAGGAGGGCATGTGCATGGCCGGCGGCCTGTTCACCCTCTCCATCAATTACGAGGATCTGGGCTACGCCGCGGGCGAGATGGCCGTCAAGATTCTGAAGGGCGAGGCCAAGCCCGAAGACATGCCTATCAAGCACCTCTCGAGCAAGGACCTGGTCGTCGTCAAGAACGACGAGATGGCCGAGGCCCTGGGCGTCGACCTTTCCGCTCTGGACGCGTAA
- a CDS encoding ABC transporter permease yields the protein MLIALQGAVSQGVLWGIMVLGVFITFRLLDIPDMTCDGSFALGGCVCAVLIVNNNVDPLLAVLAGMCAGAIAGAVTGILTTVFEIPAILAGILTQISLWSINLRIMGKSNTPILAKGTVFSAVSNMTGLPQSTVAIILGILLAVAIVAILYWFFGTEIGSALRATGNNEYMIRALGVNTNSTKMIALVLSNALIGLSGALICQSQKYADIGMGTGAIVIGLAAIVIGEVLGRLLPGGLTQFSVRLASAVFGSVVYFLIRAIVLQLGMDANDMKLLSAVIVAVALCVPVVWERYKLRSSYTKGDEADA from the coding sequence ATGCTCATTGCATTGCAGGGCGCCGTTTCGCAGGGCGTCCTCTGGGGCATTATGGTGCTTGGCGTGTTTATCACGTTCCGCCTGCTCGACATTCCCGATATGACCTGCGACGGCAGCTTTGCCCTCGGCGGCTGCGTCTGCGCTGTGCTCATCGTCAATAACAACGTCGACCCGCTGCTCGCCGTGCTGGCCGGTATGTGCGCCGGCGCCATCGCGGGTGCCGTCACGGGCATTTTGACCACCGTCTTTGAGATTCCCGCGATCCTCGCCGGAATCCTCACCCAGATCAGCCTGTGGTCCATCAACCTGCGCATCATGGGCAAGTCCAATACGCCAATTCTTGCCAAGGGCACCGTGTTCTCGGCCGTCAGCAATATGACCGGTCTGCCGCAGTCCACCGTTGCCATCATCTTGGGCATCCTGCTCGCCGTGGCTATCGTTGCCATCCTGTATTGGTTCTTTGGCACCGAGATCGGCTCGGCGCTGCGCGCCACCGGCAACAACGAGTACATGATCCGCGCTCTGGGCGTCAACACCAACTCCACCAAGATGATCGCCCTCGTGCTCTCCAACGCCCTCATCGGCCTTTCGGGCGCGCTTATCTGCCAGAGCCAGAAGTATGCCGACATTGGTATGGGCACCGGTGCCATCGTTATCGGTCTTGCCGCCATTGTTATCGGTGAGGTGCTCGGCCGTCTGCTGCCCGGCGGCCTCACGCAGTTTAGCGTCCGTCTTGCCTCCGCCGTCTTTGGCTCCGTGGTGTACTTCCTTATCCGCGCCATCGTGCTGCAGTTGGGCATGGACGCCAACGACATGAAGTTGCTCTCCGCCGTGATCGTCGCCGTGGCCCTGTGCGTGCCCGTGGTTTGGGAGCGCTATAAGCTCCGCAGCTCCTACACGAAGGGGGATGAGGCAGATGCTTAA
- a CDS encoding ABC transporter ATP-binding protein — MLKLSHVKKTFNKDTVTEKRALTGVDLTLNDGDFVTVIGGNGAGKSTLLNMIAGVYPLDSGVIELDGTDISRLSESQRAKYLGRVFQDPMRGTAADMQIAENLALAKRRGQRRGLSWGVTKAEKDEYVELLKRLDLGLDTRLNAKVGLLSGGQRQALTLLMATLTRPRLLLLDEHTAALDPKTASKVLNLTEEIVDENHLTTLMVTHNMNDAIRLGNRLIMMHEGHVIYDVAGDEKKSLTVADLLQKFEEVSGGELANDRMLLS, encoded by the coding sequence ATGCTTAAGCTCTCGCACGTCAAGAAGACCTTTAACAAGGACACCGTCACCGAGAAGCGCGCGCTCACCGGCGTCGACCTCACCCTGAATGACGGCGACTTTGTAACCGTGATCGGCGGCAATGGCGCCGGCAAGTCCACGCTGCTCAACATGATCGCCGGCGTGTACCCGCTCGATTCGGGCGTTATTGAGCTCGACGGCACCGACATCTCGCGCCTGAGCGAGTCGCAGCGCGCCAAGTACCTGGGCCGCGTGTTTCAGGACCCCATGCGCGGTACCGCTGCCGACATGCAAATCGCCGAGAACCTGGCCCTCGCCAAGCGTCGCGGCCAGCGTCGCGGCCTTTCGTGGGGCGTCACCAAGGCCGAGAAAGATGAGTACGTTGAGCTGCTCAAGCGCCTGGACCTTGGTCTGGACACGCGTCTCAACGCCAAGGTCGGCCTGCTCTCGGGCGGCCAGCGCCAGGCACTCACCCTGCTCATGGCCACGCTCACCAGGCCACGCCTGCTGCTGCTCGACGAGCACACCGCGGCCCTCGACCCCAAGACGGCCTCTAAGGTGCTCAATCTGACCGAGGAGATCGTCGACGAGAACCACCTCACCACGCTCATGGTCACGCATAACATGAACGACGCTATCCGTCTGGGCAATCGTCTGATCATGATGCACGAAGGCCACGTGATCTACGACGTGGCGGGCGATGAGAAGAAGTCGCTCACCGTAGCCGACCTGCTGCAGAAGTTCGAGGAGGTCTCGGGCGGCGAGCTCGCCAACGACCGCATGCTGCTGAGCTAA
- a CDS encoding bifunctional metallophosphatase/5'-nucleotidase — MKRLPRLALAAALFAGALAGIPSLAFAGNLPAAIDGSVAVMHTNDIHGSYKYSYNASKGTGTIGFDGLAVLYSAQNNAPDFLLDAGDTFHGQSFATMSEGKSIAELMDTFYADGYDATTPGNHDWSYGADKLRTMTGYSTTGTPFAMLCANAKSTSGVWSSSITKTLDRTWEDSEDHSTFDYKIKVGVVGAMDESLGSSLRADLVAGTSFSSATNAINTEAEQLHKEGCDVVVCIAHTLNAKTFATRLRGVDALIAGHEHINLNEKVTGVDGKTIHVVEAGSAFAEVGLLSIPYKYDTNGTETTDDDAVTVPADGSDEKLYTAKNVNDLLADPDKGSDYQSCLEAVRNKIKPLDEAFENESNKVLGTSTTNYFYGEDAAGTHGWEMVRTTDFRPSKEGDTTKAQTIGHVICGSYLALTGADLAIENAGGIRGGIAAGNVTAGNVIAISPYGNTVETWTMTGADFLAALEHSLQISDECNHSYELQQAYVAAGHTEQEAQDMYKWRDDSGSVLSFGGINVTIDWTQPEGKRIVSATLTKDGSTLDPAKTYTVATNNYIITNTTDFPTFANATKHTEWGTCESALRALIGQNGWESKMASLAGTISFGATAVDPTSTPAPTPKPSPKTDATTTKVITKKTTGKLAATGDRTLAVVGACLIGGIIVIILGIIWKRRR, encoded by the coding sequence ATGAAAAGACTCCCCCGCCTTGCGTTAGCCGCCGCGTTGTTTGCCGGCGCGCTCGCAGGCATCCCAAGCCTCGCTTTCGCGGGAAACCTGCCCGCCGCTATTGACGGCTCCGTGGCCGTCATGCACACCAACGACATCCATGGCAGCTACAAGTACAGCTACAACGCAAGCAAGGGCACGGGCACCATTGGCTTTGACGGACTGGCGGTTCTCTATAGCGCCCAAAACAACGCCCCCGACTTTCTGCTCGATGCGGGCGACACCTTCCACGGACAGTCCTTCGCCACCATGAGCGAGGGCAAGAGCATCGCCGAGCTCATGGACACCTTCTACGCCGACGGCTACGACGCGACCACGCCAGGCAACCACGACTGGAGCTACGGCGCGGACAAACTCCGCACCATGACCGGCTACAGCACCACCGGCACGCCCTTCGCCATGCTCTGCGCGAACGCGAAGTCTACGAGCGGCGTATGGAGCTCGAGCATCACGAAGACGCTCGATCGCACCTGGGAGGATAGCGAGGATCACTCCACATTCGACTACAAAATCAAGGTCGGCGTCGTGGGTGCCATGGATGAGTCGCTGGGATCCTCGCTGCGCGCGGACCTGGTCGCGGGCACGTCGTTCTCGAGTGCCACGAACGCCATCAATACCGAGGCAGAGCAGCTGCACAAGGAGGGCTGCGATGTTGTCGTCTGTATCGCGCATACGCTCAACGCCAAGACCTTTGCCACACGGCTCCGTGGCGTCGATGCCCTTATCGCAGGCCACGAGCACATCAACCTTAACGAGAAGGTGACGGGAGTCGACGGCAAGACGATCCACGTTGTCGAGGCAGGCAGCGCCTTTGCCGAGGTGGGGCTGCTTTCCATTCCGTACAAGTACGACACCAATGGCACCGAGACGACCGACGATGACGCGGTCACGGTCCCTGCAGACGGCAGCGACGAGAAGCTCTACACCGCCAAGAACGTCAACGACCTTTTGGCAGACCCCGACAAGGGCTCCGACTACCAAAGCTGCCTTGAAGCCGTCCGCAACAAGATCAAGCCGCTCGACGAGGCCTTTGAAAACGAATCGAACAAGGTGCTCGGCACATCCACCACCAACTATTTCTACGGCGAGGACGCCGCAGGCACGCATGGTTGGGAAATGGTGCGCACCACCGATTTCCGCCCCAGCAAGGAGGGCGATACCACCAAGGCCCAGACCATCGGCCACGTGATTTGCGGCTCCTATCTTGCCCTGACGGGCGCGGACCTCGCTATCGAAAACGCTGGCGGCATCCGCGGCGGCATCGCGGCGGGCAACGTGACCGCCGGCAACGTCATCGCCATCTCGCCCTACGGCAACACCGTGGAAACCTGGACCATGACCGGCGCGGACTTCCTCGCAGCACTCGAGCACTCGCTGCAAATCAGCGACGAGTGCAATCACAGCTACGAGCTTCAGCAAGCCTACGTGGCAGCCGGCCACACCGAGCAGGAGGCGCAAGACATGTACAAGTGGCGCGACGACTCCGGCAGCGTTCTCTCCTTTGGCGGCATCAACGTGACAATCGATTGGACGCAGCCCGAAGGCAAGCGCATTGTGAGTGCCACACTCACCAAGGACGGCAGCACGCTCGACCCCGCCAAGACCTATACCGTCGCCACCAACAACTACATCATCACCAACACGACCGACTTCCCCACCTTCGCAAACGCCACCAAGCACACCGAGTGGGGTACCTGCGAGTCAGCGCTAAGGGCGCTGATTGGGCAGAACGGCTGGGAGAGCAAGATGGCCTCGCTCGCGGGCACCATCAGCTTTGGCGCTACTGCCGTGGACCCCACGTCCACACCGGCCCCGACGCCTAAGCCCTCGCCTAAGACGGACGCGACGACCACGAAGGTCATCACCAAGAAGACGACCGGTAAGCTCGCCGCAACGGGAGACCGCACGCTGGCAGTAGTTGGCGCGTGCCTTATCGGCGGCATCATCGTCATCATTCTTGGCATTATCTGGAAGCGTCGACGCTAA
- a CDS encoding mechanosensitive ion channel family protein, protein MELFEPILHFFEQRWVHNIIWAVILAIGTAVAAKVISKTLNHLLNRDDNPLPASSIFINIARAVIWMIGGSFILDNCFGINANALVAALGVGGIAISLGFQDTLSNLIGGMQVTFMGIIKPGDNIEVGGVSGVVQDITWRHTTIEDACGQTIIVPNSNISKNTLVHLMPFGRVVVPVAVKDTSKWASLDALADELTSATKTAVSPISGFDKEPYVLFSEIGDFGIKGKIIFIVSDDSTTFTAADACIRAIAPIIA, encoded by the coding sequence ATGGAATTGTTTGAGCCGATTCTTCATTTCTTTGAGCAACGGTGGGTCCACAACATCATCTGGGCCGTCATCTTGGCGATAGGCACCGCCGTCGCCGCCAAGGTCATATCCAAGACCCTGAACCATCTGCTTAACCGAGACGATAACCCGCTACCGGCATCGAGCATCTTTATCAACATCGCGCGTGCCGTCATCTGGATGATCGGCGGCAGCTTTATCCTCGACAACTGCTTTGGCATTAACGCAAACGCCCTCGTCGCCGCTCTTGGCGTCGGCGGCATCGCCATCTCGCTGGGCTTTCAGGACACGCTGTCAAACCTTATCGGCGGCATGCAGGTGACCTTTATGGGCATCATCAAGCCCGGCGACAATATCGAGGTCGGCGGCGTGTCGGGCGTGGTCCAGGACATCACCTGGCGCCACACGACCATCGAGGACGCCTGCGGGCAGACCATCATCGTCCCCAACTCCAACATTTCCAAGAACACACTCGTGCATTTGATGCCCTTTGGACGCGTGGTCGTGCCCGTTGCCGTAAAGGACACGTCTAAGTGGGCTTCCCTTGACGCGCTGGCAGACGAGCTCACGAGCGCAACCAAAACGGCCGTCTCGCCCATCTCGGGCTTTGACAAGGAGCCCTACGTACTCTTTAGCGAAATCGGCGACTTTGGCATCAAAGGAAAGATCATCTTTATCGTCAGCGACGACAGCACCACTTTCACGGCAGCCGACGCCTGCATCCGCGCCATCGCCCCCATCATTGCCTAA
- a CDS encoding BMP family ABC transporter substrate-binding protein codes for MEEAYRQARKRGEQGRRRAISQSEHPYLTDLDSLVAQLPLGQRVSVGLRDIPLEMVVGTVTKGRQSAFSCNFMPLLPFNTEFARKWSNLYDIQVTEGYRDPIIVTEFMHRFYVQEGNKRVSVLKFLDAPTVSAKVTRLYPGTWDSVESRLYGEFCAFWRVCPLYEIEFSREGSYETLAKMLGQNLIEKWPQKKVDYLRHTFLLFKRAYLRAGGDHLDITPADAMLVYLNVYNQDRLLDTPTDIVVNRLCKIWRELVIAGKNDEDKVDLVEAPSVDEEETPAKSTSGVLNFFMGKTVYSATNPLRIAFIHEFPCATSSWDSLHDQGRQYLDEHFGGIVRTEAFEDCHDPDVFYAAVETAVKHGDNVIFSTSHRLMEYTLRAAVEYPRVRFLNCSIGLPHQSVRSYFGKMYEAKFLLGALAASMADNHRIGYHASVFASGALSEINAFAIGASLLDPRAQIILTWGDVPAGGLAEAMCREGVSVMTGADMSKSLEDPTAYGLHRLVDGKVSGIAMPVWNWGRYYELIVRSLLHGTWDETSDDNQVRAVNYWYGMSSGVIDIRYAPGLPYQTRKLVQLLRNGIVEGSINPFGGELHSQSGVVQIEGFPPLPSTQIVEMNWLADNVVGTIPQLDDEPGVTAL; via the coding sequence ATGGAAGAGGCCTATCGTCAAGCACGCAAGCGCGGCGAGCAGGGACGCCGTCGCGCCATTAGCCAAAGCGAGCATCCATACCTTACGGACCTCGACAGTTTGGTTGCTCAGCTCCCCTTAGGTCAGCGAGTGAGCGTCGGCCTGCGGGATATTCCGCTCGAAATGGTCGTCGGCACGGTCACCAAAGGCCGTCAGTCCGCCTTTTCGTGTAACTTTATGCCCCTGCTTCCGTTTAACACCGAGTTCGCCCGCAAGTGGTCAAACCTCTACGACATCCAGGTGACCGAGGGCTATCGCGACCCCATCATCGTCACCGAGTTCATGCATCGGTTCTATGTCCAGGAAGGCAACAAACGCGTCAGTGTCCTCAAATTCCTAGACGCCCCGACGGTTTCGGCCAAGGTCACCCGTCTCTACCCCGGCACATGGGATTCCGTCGAAAGCCGCCTGTACGGTGAGTTCTGCGCGTTTTGGCGCGTCTGCCCCCTATACGAGATCGAGTTCTCGCGTGAGGGAAGCTACGAAACGCTCGCCAAGATGCTCGGTCAGAACCTTATCGAAAAATGGCCGCAGAAAAAGGTCGACTACCTGCGTCACACCTTCCTGCTCTTTAAGCGTGCCTACCTTCGCGCAGGCGGCGATCACCTGGACATTACGCCCGCCGACGCCATGCTCGTGTACCTCAATGTGTACAACCAGGACCGCCTGCTGGATACGCCGACGGATATCGTCGTAAACCGCCTGTGCAAGATCTGGCGCGAGCTGGTCATTGCCGGCAAAAATGACGAGGACAAGGTCGATCTCGTCGAAGCACCGAGCGTCGACGAGGAGGAGACGCCCGCCAAGTCCACCTCCGGTGTGCTCAACTTCTTTATGGGCAAGACCGTCTACTCAGCGACCAACCCCCTGCGCATCGCCTTTATCCATGAGTTCCCCTGTGCGACGTCGAGCTGGGACAGCCTGCACGACCAAGGGCGTCAGTATCTCGATGAGCACTTTGGCGGTATCGTGCGCACCGAGGCGTTCGAGGACTGTCACGATCCGGACGTGTTCTACGCCGCCGTGGAAACGGCTGTCAAACATGGAGATAACGTCATCTTCTCGACCTCGCACCGCCTGATGGAATACACGCTCAGGGCTGCCGTTGAGTATCCCCGGGTTCGGTTCCTCAACTGCTCTATCGGCCTCCCCCATCAAAGCGTCCGTTCGTACTTTGGCAAGATGTACGAGGCCAAGTTTCTCCTGGGCGCCCTTGCCGCCAGCATGGCGGACAACCACCGCATCGGTTACCACGCGTCGGTCTTCGCATCCGGCGCGCTCAGCGAGATCAATGCCTTTGCCATCGGCGCCTCGCTGCTCGACCCCCGCGCGCAAATTATCCTCACCTGGGGCGATGTGCCCGCCGGCGGTCTTGCCGAGGCCATGTGCCGCGAAGGCGTGAGCGTCATGACCGGCGCTGACATGTCAAAGTCGCTCGAAGACCCTACGGCCTACGGACTCCACCGCCTGGTCGATGGCAAGGTTTCCGGCATCGCCATGCCGGTATGGAACTGGGGCCGTTACTACGAGCTCATCGTGCGAAGCCTACTGCATGGCACCTGGGATGAGACCAGTGACGACAATCAGGTTCGCGCCGTCAACTACTGGTACGGCATGAGCTCGGGCGTTATCGATATCCGTTACGCTCCGGGCCTACCCTACCAGACGCGCAAACTCGTGCAGTTGCTCCGCAACGGCATTGTCGAGGGTTCCATCAACCCCTTTGGCGGCGAGCTCCACAGCCAGAGCGGCGTGGTACAGATCGAAGGCTTCCCTCCGCTGCCGAGCACGCAGATTGTCGAGATGAATTGGCTGGCGGACAACGTGGTAGGCACCATTCCGCAGCTCGACGATGAGCCGGGAGTTACCGCCCTATGA
- a CDS encoding metallophosphoesterase family protein yields MKILAIADTEERCLWECFRKERFEGVDLILSAGDLDPDYLEFLVTVINKPLIYVRGNHDDRYARHAPGGCICVEDSVYTYRGIRIAGLGGSMRYRDGANMYTEREMSKRMRKLSRKVRMVGGCDILLTHAPAAGMGDLDDLPHRGFECFNTALESWGADYMVHGHVHQSYGYDFQRERQHVCGTTIINACGYTQFELDQTRYPIRGWQAAWLNSQTMRRELKRHDAIESSTARTPW; encoded by the coding sequence ATGAAGATCCTTGCCATAGCCGATACCGAAGAACGATGCCTTTGGGAGTGCTTTCGCAAGGAACGCTTTGAGGGTGTCGACCTGATTTTGTCCGCCGGCGATCTGGACCCGGACTATCTTGAGTTTTTGGTCACAGTCATCAACAAACCGCTCATCTACGTACGCGGCAATCACGATGACCGCTACGCACGTCATGCACCGGGTGGATGTATCTGCGTGGAAGACAGCGTGTACACATACCGAGGGATTCGCATTGCGGGCCTTGGCGGGTCCATGCGTTATCGCGACGGCGCCAACATGTACACCGAACGCGAGATGTCCAAGCGCATGCGTAAGCTGTCGCGTAAGGTTAGGATGGTCGGCGGGTGCGACATTCTGCTTACCCATGCACCCGCGGCCGGTATGGGTGATCTGGACGATCTGCCGCATCGAGGGTTTGAGTGCTTTAACACGGCGCTTGAGTCCTGGGGGGCCGACTACATGGTGCATGGGCATGTACACCAAAGCTACGGTTACGATTTTCAGCGCGAGCGGCAGCATGTGTGTGGAACGACGATCATCAACGCCTGCGGCTATACGCAGTTTGAGCTCGACCAGACGCGCTACCCCATCCGTGGCTGGCAGGCGGCCTGGCTCAATTCGCAAACCATGCGCCGCGAGCTCAAACGCCACGATGCCATCGAGTCCTCAACCGCAAGAACGCCCTGGTAA
- the rplA gene encoding 50S ribosomal protein L1, producing MAKHGKSYNAAAEKIDRATLYTPLQAAKLIKELDTAKFDETVEAHFRLGIDTRKADQNIRGSISLPHGTGKTVRVAVFAEGEKAREAEAAGADIIGSDELVAQIQKGEINFDAAIATPNMMAKVGRIGKILGPRGLMPNPKLGTVTMDVAKMVSELKAGRVEYRADRYGICHVPLGKKSFSEQQLVENYAALYTEILRVKPSSAKGKYVKSISVSSTMGPGVKVDPAVQRDFLAE from the coding sequence ATGGCTAAGCATGGTAAGAGCTATAACGCCGCTGCCGAGAAGATCGACCGCGCCACGCTCTACACCCCCCTTCAGGCTGCCAAGCTCATCAAGGAGCTCGACACCGCCAAGTTCGACGAGACCGTCGAGGCCCACTTCCGTCTGGGCATCGATACTCGTAAGGCTGACCAGAACATCCGTGGTTCCATCTCCCTGCCCCACGGCACCGGCAAGACCGTTCGTGTTGCCGTCTTCGCCGAGGGCGAGAAGGCCCGCGAGGCCGAGGCTGCCGGCGCCGACATCATCGGTTCCGACGAGCTCGTCGCCCAGATCCAGAAGGGCGAGATCAACTTCGACGCCGCTATTGCTACGCCGAACATGATGGCCAAGGTTGGCCGCATCGGTAAGATCCTTGGTCCCCGTGGCCTCATGCCGAACCCCAAGCTCGGCACCGTGACCATGGACGTCGCCAAGATGGTCTCCGAGCTCAAGGCTGGCCGCGTTGAGTACCGCGCCGACCGCTACGGCATCTGCCACGTGCCCCTGGGCAAGAAGTCCTTCTCTGAACAGCAGCTCGTCGAGAACTACGCTGCCCTGTACACCGAGATCCTGCGCGTCAAGCCCTCTTCTGCTAAGGGCAAGTACGTCAAGTCCATCTCCGTGTCTTCCACCATGGGCCCTGGCGTCAAGGTCGATCCCGCTGTCCAGCGTGACTTCCTGGCTGAGTAA
- the rplK gene encoding 50S ribosomal protein L11 has product MAEKKVANVIKLQIPAGAANPAPPVGPALGAAGVNIMQFCQAFNAETQDKKGDIIPVEISVYEDKSFSFITKTPPAAHLIKKELNLKSGSAKPQADKVGQLSQEQLTKIAEIKMPDLNANDIDAAKKIIAGTARSMGVTIAE; this is encoded by the coding sequence ATGGCTGAGAAGAAGGTTGCCAACGTCATTAAGCTCCAGATTCCTGCTGGTGCAGCTAACCCCGCTCCTCCCGTCGGCCCCGCTCTGGGCGCTGCTGGCGTGAACATCATGCAGTTCTGCCAGGCCTTTAACGCCGAGACGCAGGACAAGAAGGGCGACATCATCCCCGTTGAGATCTCTGTCTACGAGGATAAGTCCTTCTCCTTCATCACCAAGACCCCGCCGGCGGCTCACCTCATCAAGAAGGAGCTGAACCTCAAGTCTGGTTCCGCTAAGCCCCAGGCCGACAAGGTTGGTCAGCTCTCCCAGGAGCAGCTCACCAAGATCGCCGAGATCAAGATGCCGGACCTCAATGCCAACGACATTGACGCCGCCAAGAAGATCATCGCCGGTACCGCCCGTTCCATGGGCGTCACCATCGCTGAGTAG